From a region of the Buteo buteo chromosome 7, bButBut1.hap1.1, whole genome shotgun sequence genome:
- the HIC1 gene encoding hypermethylated in cancer 1 protein gives MRVHRDLGWLAEATGRPGRRARSGMLDAMEVPSHSRQLLLQLNTQRTKGFLCDVIIVVQNALFRAHKNILAASSAYLKSLVVHDNLLNLDHEMVSPGIFRLILDFIYTGRLGECEPGGEQSLGAVLAAASYLQIPGLVALCKKKLKRSGKYCHLRGGYAPYKLGRGLRAATPVIQACYSGTPRPVDLPPVEPAAPLNTQCGELYASAAQGAPLHPHGLCPPERHCSPPCGLDLSKKSPTGPSAQLLPTDRLLPGEPREPSLPPRHDSPPVSAGLLAGHAAAYKDSPPGGEPGGHPHAPDPFRSTPPCAEPPLPRADGRELMYRWMKHEPLGPYLDEGEAEKELEREEKAESPPAAPQPRYPSVESNDLEPDNSTSEETGSSEGPSPGDALDRYCNHLGYEPESLGDNLYVCIPCGKGFPSSEQLNAHVEAHNEEELYHKAAAEQAVPFLDKGGPGLGDILRPYRCSSCDKSYKDPATLRQHEKTHWLTRPYPCTICGKKFTQRGTMTRHMRSHLGLKPFACDACGMRFTRQYRLTEHMRIHSGEKPYECQVCGGKFAQQRNLISHMKMHAAGPDGKAKLDFPDSVYAMARLTADQLGLKQEKAAELLSHTSHFLSDPKAMESLYPLAKFTAEHLGLSQDKAAEVLAQAPHLHAEAARTIERYSPP, from the exons ATGAGAGTTCACCGAGACCTCGGCTGGTTGGCGGAGGCCACCGGGCGCCCAG GGCGGCGGGCGAGGAGCGGGATGCTGGACGCCATGGAGGTGCCGAGCCACTCgcggcagctgctgctgcagctgaacaCGCAGCGCACCAAGGGCTTCCTGTGCGACGTGATCATCGTGGTGCAGAACGCGCTCTTCCGCGCGCACAAGAACATCCTGGCGGCCAGCAGCGCCTACCTCAAGTCGCTGGTGGTGCACGACAACCTGCTCAACCTGGACCACGAGATGGTGAGCCCCGGCATCTTTCGCCTCATCCTCGACTTCATCTACACCGGCCGCCTGGGCGAGTGCGAGCCGGGCGGCGAGCAGAGCCTGGGCGCCGTGCTGGCCGCCGCCAGCTACCTCCAGATCCCCGGCTTGGTGGCCCTTTGCAAGAAGAAGCTGAAACGCAGCGGCAAGTACTGCCACCTGCGCGGGGGCTACGCGCCCTACAAGCTGGGCCGGGGACTGCGCGCCGCCACGCCGGTCATCCAGGCCTGCTACTCGGGGACGCCGCGGCCCGTGGACTTGCCGCCCGTGGAGCCGGCGGCGCCGCTCAACACGCAGTGCGGGGAGCTCTACGCCTCGGCCGCCCAGGGCGCCCCGCTGCACCCCCACGGGCTGTGCCCGCCCGAGCGCCATTGCTCGCCGCCCTGCGGCCTCGACCTCTCCAAGAagagccccaccggcccctccgcccagctcctgcccaccGACCGCCTGCTGCCCGGCGAGCCCCGCGAGCCCTCGCTGCCCCCGCGGCACGACAGCCCCCCCGTCAGCGCCGGCCTCTTGGCCGGCCACGCCGCCGCCTACAAGGACTCCCCGCCGGGCGGCGAGCCGGGGGGGCACCCCCACGCCCCCGACCCCTTCCGCAGCACGCCGCCCTGCGCCGAGCCCCCGCTGCCCCGCGCCGACGGGCGCGAGCTGATGTACCGCTGGATGAAGCACGAGCCCCTGGGCCCCTACCTGGACGAGGGCGAGGcggagaaggagctggagcgGGAGGAAAAGGCCGAGTCGCCGCCCGCGGCGCCGCAGCCCCGCTACCCCAGCGTGGAGAGCAACGACCTGGAGCCCGATAACAGCACGAGCGAGGAGACGGGCAGCAGCGAGGGCCCCTCGCCCGGCGACGCGCTGGACCGCTACTGCAACCACCTGGGCTACGAGCCGGAGAGCCTGGGCGACAACCTGTACGTCTGCATCCCCTGCGGCAAGGGCTTCCCCAGCTCCGAGCAGCTCAACGCCCACGTGGAGGCCCACAACGAAGAGGAGCTCTATCACAAGGCGGCGGCCGAGCAGGCCGTGCCCTTCCTGGACAAGGGTGGCCCGGGGCTGGGTGACATCCTGCGGCCCTACCGCTGCTCCTCCTGCGACAAGTCCTACAAGGACCCGGCCACGCTGCGGCAGCACGAGAAGACGCACTGGCTGACGCGCCCCTACCCCTGCACCATCTGCGGCAAGAAGTTCACGCAACGCGGCACCATGACCCGCCACATGCGCAGCCACCTCGGCCTCAAGCCCTTCGCCTGCGACGCCTGCGGGATGCGCTTCACCCGCCAGTACCGCCTGACCGAGCACATGCGCATCCACTCGGGCGAGAAGCCCTACGAGTGCCAGGTGTGCGGCGGGAAGTTCGCCCAGCAGCGCAACCTCATCAGCCACATGAAGATGCACGCGGCCGGCCCCGACGGCAAAGCCAAGCTGGACTTCCCCGACAGCGTCTACGCCATGGCCCGCCTCACCGCCGACCAGCTGGGGCTCAAGCAGGAGAAGGCGGCCGAGCTGCTCTCCCACACCTCGCACTTCCTCAGCGACCCCAAGGCCATGGAGAGCCTCTACCCGCTGGCCAAGTTCACGGCCGAGCACCTGGGGCTGAGCCAGGACAAGGCGGCCGAGGTGCTGGCGCAAGCTCCGCACCTCCACGCCGAGGCCGCCCGGACCATAGAGCGATATTCGCCCCCCTAG